Sequence from the Candoia aspera isolate rCanAsp1 chromosome 7, rCanAsp1.hap2, whole genome shotgun sequence genome:
CATCTGCAGGTAGGTTTTCCTGCTTCAACCAATCCTGGAATTTCCACACTAGGTATCTCACCTTGAGCTTGCTAACTGTGCTGAGCTGCCTGATAGTCTGTAATTTTCAGTGTTGACATTTCTACCCTTTTAATACATAGGAACAATGCTCACTAGCCCCCACTCCTTTGGAATTTGACCATAGGTGAAGGTAAAGAGCAAAGCTAAAGTGGATTCATAACACACTTTCAAAATTGCACCCATCAATCCAGAAATATTAGATTCACTTGCTGTAAACATTGTACCAGTTTTTATAGTTCATGCCTATTTAGCACTATCATTTCTGGTTTTCTCTATACCTGCATATGTGCATGTCAGACCTCATATTCAAAAACTATTGCGCTGCAATAATTTTGGCAGAAGATATTcacctccccctcttcctccctcaGTTATTGATTTGGTTTCTTCCACAAGGTTTTCTGGGCAAGGTGGTGGTACTAATTAAAGTTATATAGCTATGTCTGTATTATAGCTATAAGCTAGAAACAGAATTTAGCCAATATTGATTCTGGCCAATCTGATGGGTTCATTCTTTCCATCCATTTCCAGCTACCCATATAAGAGCTAATTATAGGGACATTTAACATACTGTTGACACTTCGAGTTCAGTATTTCTTTAGCTTCACAGAAATGGGTTTGGAAGAAGCAAATCATGTCAAGATGCTTGTATATCAAGTCAGATGTTTGTGTATGCAGCAACTTAATCCTATGATTTCTACTCTTCATTTTCCAGATTAACATTTTATGACAGGATAGTGGTTGCTTCAATACTCTAAAAGTAATGGGACTGGCAATATTCTGATAAGTTTTTGCAAATTCCTGCTCAGCAAGCAGCCTCacatgttgttgttcagtcattaagttgtgtccgactcttcgtgagcccatggaccatagcatgccagcccttcctgtcctccactgtctcctggagtttactcagatacatgttcattgcatcagtgatgctagcTAACCATCTCATCTTCTGCAGTCACCTtctccatttgccttcagtctttcctagcatcagggtattttccagtgagtcctctcttcgcattaggtggtcaaagtatttgagcttcagcttcagtatctgtccttccagtgagcagtcagggttgatttcctgtaggattgactgatttgacctccttgcagtccaagggactcttaaaattcttctccagcaccacagttcgaaagcaagCCCCACATATGAAAGAAAATAAGGCAGGGTCAAATGTAAACATAAGGTATACAATCTGTTTATTTGGTCACATGGTATTATTACAATGTTTCCACATTCAGATGTGCAGGATTACAGGCTAGAAGGTTGACCCTTTAATACACAACAGACTATGTTACAAGTAGAATATCTTGTTTTAATAACAAACGCAAGACATTTAACACAACTAAGGCCAAATACTTCTAAAGCTATCTACAATTACAGATCCAGTAATTAATTTCAAGAATAGAAAAGCTAAactcttctgaaaaaaacttgttTTCCATACAAAAAAATGTGCTATCTGCAGCCCTTTTCCAACGAAAGTTCATCTTGATGCTAAATCCTCTGATTTTCCGATACTCTTTTGCTATTATGAAAATATAGTTTAGTTTGATTGGATATGTATCTCTAATTATCCTAAAGGCCAGCTGCTCTTTTTTTGCCCAATGTCATTGAGGTTCTGCTTTATAGAATAATGCATATTGATAAAGATTGCAGGGCTTCCATTTTGCTTGATGTACAAACCTGTGAGAAAGACTCTTTTCTTCATGAAGATCCTGAAGACACTGGAGATATTTATCAGTACCTAGCTGGAATTAAGAAACTTGCTCTAGCAATTCATTCTGGAAACACAACAGTTTGCATTGCATTTTATACCTGGGCCTATATGCCAACCATTTTAACGACTTCCTTAATTCCTGAGAACTAGGTTCTGAGAATGGGATATCATAGCACTTCAATTAGGCCAAACTTATATTGGAACGTAAGATGCCCAACTAAGACAACCCCAACTCCAAATTAGCCTGACAACTCCAGGGCAATTTGGCTTCTTTAAGATATCTAAGGTCTATTTCACCAGCTCCTGTCCCACATGAAAAATAGTACATAAGATTTATTTCTGACAGAGTGATGTTTATGATAAAAAAGAACAATTCAGTACACTCAGAAATCACAGATAAtaaaactggaaaataaaataatgttttatgccATACAATTTGAGTCATCAATGGAGATTTTCATTAAAGAACTGAAAGAGAGGGAAGACATTCCCGATACATGACCAGCGCATATTTGTAACATCCGGAGAAGTCTCTGAGCTGTGACAGTTCTGACCTTTTCacactgaaaaaaggaaaagaagagatcaaACGGCCTTTTTAAAAGTTACACAGAACTGTTACCTGATGTAAAGACAGCAAGAACAGTCAAATATATTCTTGCTCTGCAGAACTGGGTAAGTCCAAAAGGCCACTTATACTTAATTACTGCACCTAGTTTCATCACCAGCCAGAGAAAGTGCACTGCCAGTTACACATAGAGCAAATCTGTACAATGCTTTATGCAAGCAAGCCAAATTTCAACCATTCCTCTGCAGCAAGTGCAGAGTTCCAAACCTGAATTCAGCTTGCATGAGCAAGGAAGAACCCTAACATCCCAACTGAAAATGTGGACTGCAAATATGCTTATCTTTTCATTACCGCTAGTCAATTATAGTCAAAAGTAGGATTAGAGATTTGTTTGCTGTGACAGATGTGCTGCCACCCTTTGGTGAGCAACAGGCCTTAGTCATCTGAGCAGTTGCActatgatctctttttcttcccaagctcaagattttggaattatttgACTGTTACATTAATTGTGATTATTCCAGATCATCCTCTTCTACTGGGAAAAGCCACAGCAAGTTCTCCCCTAGATACTGAGCAAGGAAAAAGCAATTCTTGTCAACCACAGTATCTTAGCTTTATGAATAAGCACAAGAATTACAACTTTTAGTGAAATCAAGAATTGGCCATAAGCTTTCCTCACTCTTGGTTACTTTTATAGTTCAAGGATAAGAACTTGCAGATCAAGGGCCATATGAGCCCTTGGCCCATTTTTTTTGTGGACCAATCAGCTGTGCTTTCTTTTAGAAGGTAACTTCTTCAAGCAACCCACTGGGCAAGGTAGAAAAAGTTGAAGCCTACTGACCACTAGCATGCAGCTTCTCATAGACtgacaatgatgaaaaaaaacataaaataacctTGCTCTACCTTTGCCAGATTGTTAAACGAACATTGAGATGGATAACAAACAGGGACAGTGATCCAATAATTGGAAACAGAAACAAGAAGGATGTTAACCTATATAAGATACAAGGCTGATTAGTTACATACTAGCATAATTGGTATTAGACTGAAAAATGAATTTGTTGCCCAAAACGATAcaagtatatataattttaaaaaacaaggggTCTTACTTCAAGCTCACAGAACAAGACAGGGCTACAGTAATGATCTGCTAGCTTCCAGACAGCATCCATATCCACACTGATTTGATTCATTCTacctactattttttttaaaaagacaagaaaggaagacattttcagtatttttttttccagatatgatattattttgtttgcttttatttaacATCATTAATAATAAATTACTGGTAAAAACAGTAACCATATATATTTAAGCCCTaattaaaaaggaacattttctAAGTCTGACTATCTtatagcacattttaaaattacttatctGGACATTAAGCACAGCTGCTCCTGGTATAACAAATTACTTTCATACAGTACAAAGAAATGGTTACAGTTGATTAAGTAGCAATCTGCTACATTTGAGTAAAGTACTGGTTGCTGAGTAAAATTGACTTTAACACATTAAAGACTTGGATTATGTTTTAAACAGCAAATATATCTCATACATACCACCAGTAACCAGAAGGCACACTTTTCCAAGGAAAAAGTTTGCATCTACATGTCTCAGGGAAGCTTCTATATCCTCAAAACtggcagaaaaacaaataaaaggaaacaaaatgcaaGGGTTTTTTTACAAATGCAAAAGAAACCCCTGTATTCATGATATAGTGGAAACGGCTTTTAATAAAtcgtaagaaaaagaaagaaaggcccTGTTAGTAAACAGATGCAATCAAATGCTTATGTTTCAAAGGCTCTTTTCTACATTTTGAATAGAAAGTAATTGCTTTCAGTTTCTACATAACCTGTTTCACTGAATTCCTAGAGGAGCCAATTTTTTAGATATTATTCCAATTTAGAAGAAATAAAAGCTATTATTTTAGTAAGATACTAACAATACATTACATGGGATTTCATTCTAACTTTACATAATTGAGCAAGATATTTGAAAATGAAAACTTATAACATGCAAACCTATTCAATGCAAATATGTAAACTTATGTTCCCCCCTTGTGTTTACTACACTTTGCCCAAATTaacaattaaacaaacaaacatatctcCTTCTGTCAAACTTATTCTTTCTGTTCATACCTGTATTTGCTTTGCACGTTAATCATAAAGACAATCAAATCAATCCTTGGTCGAATGTGGTCTCTCTCCACAGGTAGAGGAAGAGAGGCTGCCAAATGGCTGAAAAAAACACTGCACTTTTAGTCAACAGTACCAAACCAAGTTTGTTCTAAAGAAGCtttataggaaaagaaaatattaacacTTTAGTATTAAACTAAATTACAGCACTTCAGAAAGAAAAATTAGTAGCAAATGTAACATAGTATGGTTACACCTAGGTACTAGTTTTAAACGATTGTATCTGAAGATTAGCTGCTTCTGCTAGGAATTGTCCAAGTGTGCTGGACTACAATCCCATTATAATAAGCCAGAAGGTGACATAAAACTGGAATGTATCAGATAGTGGCAGGATATATTATTTCTATACTTGCTGAACAATATAACAGCTCCATTAAATAGTCAAGTCTCTTTATATCAGTCATCAACCAGCAAACTATTAATTATTATCTATTTAGTTAGGATAATTACCCCTTCTTTTTTTACAGAAAACAGAATTTATTAGTGTGCAGTCCAAATCATTCCCAGAAATTGACAACATAATCAAAAGCAAGAGCTCTGCGGGTGAGGATTGAACATTTATAAGATTTCCTCATTTTTGAGCACAGCACTTTACCATAAACCACAATAGTCATCACTTTAGAATAGAAGAGCTCTATAAAATTCCACAAAATGTATGTGAGAACTAAAGTTCAGGCAATGATTTTTTTAAGTGGACTCTTTTTTCCAtcacttacatatttattttcaaatcttGTTTTTCCTTAAGAATAGTTTCTGCTAGTTGTTGCTGGAAAACATCATTTGTTCCCACCAActattaatgagaaaaaaaaaaggttagtcCAAATAGCTGCAAGAAGAACAGTGATCAGTTCTAATCAGCTATACTTTCTCTGTCCACATTCTTCTATTACCAGATCCAATCTGTTTGTTGAATCTTATCAGATTCAGTAGAAAAAACAACCAATAACTGGGAGGAATTTAATAGATACAGTCTCTCTTCAGAGTAACAGGTCAAAAAAGCTTCCAatatgctttttcaacttcccaatctagcctatacATCTGGAACTTCCAGATGTTCTCTCACCAAAGTATTAGCCAGGTCCAAGCCTTGGGAGCTTTTGCGATGGGCTAAGGAGCTGCTGTCAACTGCCGAGGCCTGGCATGCTTAAAGTAATATCTACAGAGGCTCATGCTGGCAAAGGCTCATTTGCCCTTGCAGGATTCTCCTTCGTATCGAGGCGTCTGGCCTATTCCATAAGGAAGCGAAACCGTTCCGCAGGATGTCGCTCCTTGGAAAAACAGGCTTTTAGCGCAAGTCTCGCGTCAAGCCGAAATCATCCAATTAGAAGCAACTGGTGGGCGGGCTACGAAGAGACAAGCCTCGCGACCACTGACTGAGCGACGGATTCACTTTTCCTACCCGTTTTCAACTCCACCGAGGACCTCAGGAACGCTAACCGGAGAAGGGACGGCAGCGCAGACGTCACCCGCATGAACTATTATTTTATAGATTTTACGATACGTACCAAAATGGTCGTAGAATTAAGCGTCGGGAGTTTGCCAAAAGCACTCAACATCGACATTATCACAACTGAGAAAAGCGCGTTCTCTTTTTCAAACTACCGCCAACTAACTTCACCGTAGCGTCTGTAATATCGTCACTACGGGCGGTGGGAGGGCGGGGCTGGGAGACACATTCAGGAACTAGAACTTCTCTTTACTGCGCATGTGCATGTCGACGGTTCCGAGGGAGATATTGTGCGCAGGCGCGTTGAGAATATTTGGTGTTCTTGGTGCTCTTTGCCCCAGAACCGGATGCGTTCTGGAGCACGTGCGTGTTAGTGCCCCAGTTTTCGCCTGGGCGCTTCTTCCGAGGACATGGGCGACTATCTGCTACCACTGGTGAAACTGCAAGCATGAGCCTCTGTGTTACCGTAAACTCAGTGACCCCGAAAGAGGACAAGACTTTTATACATTTTGAATAAAAGAGGGAATTTTGGCACAGGTTTAATTTTCCTTATCCCTCTTTTCTAAATTGCTAAGTCGGCGTGGATAGCCTATCCTCCAAAGGCACCATGCAGCCCAGAATCTCCGTGTTGCTTTTATCGGGTAACAATAAACTGACAACTGATGGCTTGGAAACGCCGCATGAATGAAAACTGTAGCATAACCCCTCAAGCAGGCACAtcacattaaaaaggaaataaagcgaAATATCAGCATCATATTATAGACCTCACACCTCCATGTAACAAGCTTGTCTC
This genomic interval carries:
- the CENPM gene encoding centromere protein M isoform X1, whose protein sequence is MSMLSAFGKLPTLNSTTILLVGTNDVFQQQLAETILKEKQDLKINIHLAASLPLPVERDHIRPRIDLIVFMINVQSKYSFEDIEASLRHVDANFFLGKVCLLVTGVGRMNQISVDMDAVWKLADHYCSPVLFCELECEKVRTVTAQRLLRMLQICAGHVSGMSSLSFSSLMKISIDDSNCMA
- the CENPM gene encoding centromere protein M isoform X2, which encodes MSMLSAFGKLPTLNSTTILLVGTNDVFQQQLAETILKEKQDLKINIFEDIEASLRHVDANFFLGKVCLLVTGVGRMNQISVDMDAVWKLADHYCSPVLFCELECEKVRTVTAQRLLRMLQICAGHVSGMSSLSFSSLMKISIDDSNCMA